AGGGTTCTGGGCCCTGCCTTGGGGGGACCCGAGTTCCAGGTCCCGGCCTGAGCGTTGCAGTGGCCAGGGTGAGTGGCTGTTTGGCCCTCCAGGAGTGAGCAGACCTTAGTGAAATAGATCCACAGGGTCCTGACTTTGTACCTGGTCCAGGCTGTGGGGGAATTGCTGCTGTTGACCCAGGCAGGAGTCTGACTAGAGAACGAGCTAAGGTTGCTGCAACAAACAAGGACCCCTTTCAAGAAGGGCTCCCAGAcctggcgcagtgactcatgctgtgatcccagcactccgggaggctgaggcgggtggatcatttgaggccaggagttcgagaccagcttggccaacgtgatgagaccccatctctactaaaaatacaaaaatttagctgggcgtggtggcacgtgcctgtagtcccagctattcaggaggctgaggcaggagaattgaacccgggaggtggaggtcgcagtgagccaagatagcgccactgcactccagcctgggtgacagagcgaactccatctcaaaagaagggCTTCTGTGTGTTGTCGTGGTGGGGCTGGAGAGAGGTCCCCGCAGCTGGGCTGTGGTGAGTGAGGGCTCTTCCCTTCAGCACCAGGCAGAAGTTTGTCTTGTCTCTGTCCCTTTTCTATGTCCACATGACATTTACATCTTGTGAGCTGCATAATTTAggttctttattttcattatgcaTTTAATTGCATTCTATAGCGATACTATGTTAAATGTGTTCTAATTGGATCATTTTTGGTTATTTACAATGCAGTTACTCTTGAAGATTATTGTTAGAGGTAGACTGTTGATTTGATAAAATAAagcttttgtgttttaaaaatgctttaatgTTTTGGTTTTGTGTATCTATTAGCAAATCATTATTGATCTAATTTACTCAAATAAGACAAAggcatttataatttttgaaattaaaaaatgttaattgtatGTACAGTCAGATTAAGTAGACCAGATGTTTATggatatattttacatacattctGTTTGCTGAATATTTCTGAAATGTAATTACATTGAACCTGATTATTTCTGGGTCACATTATTAGACCCACCAAGAAATAGGCTGAGGTCAAGTCAATTCACAATTTTTTTGGGGAATTAGAACCTAAAAAGCCAAAACACATGGGttcttaattatttccttagtgACTTCCCCCTTTTACTTGCGTGCGTATTTTTGTCCTTAAAGACATAACACATGAGAGTTTTAAGTGATTTATCTATATTATTTGGTATACATTTCACTCAGCAGGTCTTTTGCAGTGTGACCAGGCACTGCTGACGATGCTGGGGTACCCCGGGCAAGACAGAGGCATGTCTGGCATGGAGGGAGGCGGGGGACGAGTAAACGTGAAGACAGTGGGAGCAGGGCCTTGTGGATGGAGGATGCTGCTGTGAGCCAGCCTGACTGGGGGGCTGCTTTGGATTGGGTGGTTGAGGGAGGCGCCCAACCAAGGCCCAATGATGACAGGGAGCTGGCAGCCGGGACCTGGGAGCTGCAGGGTCTGAGGAGTGCCTGTCTGCCAGCCAGCGTTGCTGGGCAGGGCCCTGGGGCAGGCTGGGGCCTGGTGGACCGCAAGTCCTGAGGGTTGGGGGCCTTGGCAGTCTTTTGGCAGCGAGTGACATGACCTGACCCACGTCACCCCGCTGCTGGGGGCACCGGATGCTGGGAACTAGGAGTTGGACTGGGGTGAGAGTGGAAACCAGGAGTCTGCAGCAGCTGGGAGATGTGGCTGGCCCGGCAGTGGCTGCCAGGGGGCGGCGctggggaggaggaaaagcaCGAGGCTTCTTGTGTTTGTGGCGGTACCAGTTGGGGGGTGTGATGGGAAAAAGGCGTCAGGATTTGGCTGCAGTGACTGGGTGGACGGGGCTGTTTACTGGGAGGGAAGACTCGGAGAAGCAGGATCTTGGCATCAGGTGGGGACATCGGGAGGCAGGGGATAGACAAGTATGGGGTGAGGGCAGGGCGGCGTCAACCATCAATGATTCACTTCCTGTTAGTTTTCTAGTGAACATAGGAAGTACAGTGATCATCTGTACACCTATCCTTCAATCTCTGCAATGAACATTTACCGTATTTACTTTGTACACACGCACAATTTCAAAGACAATTATAGACACGAACCTTCATCTCTAAATATTTCTACATAAATCTTTGAAAGACAGGCCTTCCACGGAACCCCAACACCACTATCATGCCTCATCAAGATGATGGCAAGTCGTTTTCATATCCTCTCATGCACAGACTGTGTTCAGATCTGTCCAAAATGTTCTTTTATTGCTACCATACCTGcccaatttttttcattttaatgtttattttatttttttgagacagagtcttgctgtctcccagactggagtgcagtagcatgattatggctcactgcagcctctgcctcctagattcaagcaatccttctgcctcagcctcctaagtagctaggactacaggtgtgtgccatcatgcccagctaattttatttttgtagggatggggttttgacatgtttcacaggctggtctcatacttctgggcccaagtgattctcctgcctcagcctcccaaagtgctgggattacaagcatgagccaccatgcctgaccaatttttaaaatttttgtagcaatagggtcttgctatgttgcccaggctggcctcccaaagtgctgggattataggcatgagccaccacacccagccaaaatgttctaaaaatgacTTTCTTAGCTGTTTTTTTCCCACAGTCCAGCCACCCACCCATGGATTATACACTGCATTTGATGATGGTTTTCAAGCTCTTTGAGCTGTAAGAATCCCACCCACAGTTATTAACTATGGCATTGAGGTTTTGAAGAGATCAGGCCAGTTATCTAGAGAGTGCCCCACATTCTGGGTTTAGATGGCTCTATTTACTTTtggtagttttaaattttggtgtaatttcaaacttacagaaaaattgcaagaaCGGTACAAAGAGCTCTTTGTAGGCCTGTCCAGGTTTGCTCCATTCTCCCTGCCAGTCCcagtttctctccagtatctttGGGATCCATTTGATAGTAAGTTGCAGACACCATGCTTCTTTATACCTAAGTACGTccatgtttttttgtgtttttttttgagacaagagtcttgctctgttgcccaggctggagtgtagtggtgcgatctcagctcactgcaacctctgcctcctgggttcaagcaattctgcctcagcctctcgagtagctaggactataggcgtgcgccaccacccccggctaatttttgtatttttagtagagatggggtttcaccatgttggccaggctggtctcaaactcctgacctcaagtgatcccacccaccttagcctcccaaagtgctgggattgcagttgagtcaccatgcccagctaatttttgtatttagtagagacgggttttcatcatgttggccaggctggtctcgaactcctgacctcaggtgatctacctgtctcagcctcccaaagtgctgggattacaggcatgaaccaccacactcggccagtgtttactttttttgtttgtttgagatggagtctcgctcttgtcacccactctggagtgcaatggcgtgatgtcggctcactgcaacctccgcctcctgggttcaagtgattctcctgcctcagcctcccgagtagctgggattacaaacatgcgctaccacgcccagttaatttttgtatttttagtagagacagggttttgccatgttggcaggctgatctcgaactcctgacctcgggtgatccacctatctcagcctcccaaagtgctgggattacaggcgtgagccaccacacctggccgagtttttaattttttttgtttgagatggcgtctcgctcttgccacccagtctggagtgcaatggtgtgatcctggctcactgcaacctctgcttcttgggttcaagcaatcctcctgcctcagcctcccgagtaactgggattacaaacacgtgccaccatgccctgctgatttttgtatttttattagagacagggtttcgccatgttgaccaggctggtctcgaactcctgacttcaggtgatctgcccgcctcggcctcccaaagtgctgggattacaggcttaagccaccacgcccggcccccgtgtttactttttaatatccATAACGATAAAAATGAGGACATTTAACCTTGGTGCAAGACTGTTACTCACATTTTGCCTGCTGTCGCGATAGTGCCCACTACAGCTTTTTCCGCAGTCGGGATGGCATCTGGGACGCTGGTTGTGTGTAGTTGTGAGACGCCCCTGCACACTGGGGGCCCTGAAGGCGCCGACCACACCTGGGGCCTCCCTTGTGGTGTCTGTCCCTCCCTTCTTCACACCAGCAGGTGGCTGAATCCCACTTCGTGTCTCCCTGCCGTCTGCATCAGGCCCTGGTGTCGCTGTCCCTCACATGCTGTCTGGCGTCAGGCCCTGCTGCAGACTCGGACTGGCCTGTCCCTTCTGTCCTCCTTTCCTGTGGACACGCTGTGACTTCTCTCATGATCCTCCTGTGAGAACTCCCTGGACCTCGTGTCCTGTACTGGCAACCGCCCATTTCTCTGCTCTCCTTGGCTGCCCGGCGCTTGTCTGTACCTCTTGAGCTACTGCATCCTCGCTTGGATCCATTCCCAGCAGCCTGTGACCGTAGCCTCCCGTGCTGTTTAgtcacgctaccatgcccagctaatttttgtatttttagtatagacagggttttgccatattgaccaggctggtctcgaactcctgacctcaggtgatccgcccgtcttggcctcccacagtgctgggatcgccagcgtgagccaccacacccagcccacattcagattttcattctgtttttgaaCATGCCACTGGAGGGCCTCTCAGCTGCAGAGCAAGCCTTTGTCGCTTGTTTGTGGCAGAATGAGCCGAACGCTGTGTTGTgacctgttttaaaaataaagcatgttGAAAAAGAATAGCCATTGTCTTTGACCTAATGAGTTTATGCCTCCTTACCTCTGGCCACCTGAGCTCCTTGGTCCACTGTAACCCTCTGGCCCGGGCTGTGCTGGAGTCTTTCTGGGGCTCAGTcattcacttttttggtttttcgTGTGGGGTCAGTGGTAGTGCTTTCTCCGTCataatttgcttttatctttattatccaAAAAccttatttctcttatttccttctttaagtttaattttattctgGCATCTTGGGTTGAAAGTTTATTTCGTCTATCTTGTTTTCTAATCAATGCATTATAGTAAATTTGTCCTGGTGTGCTTTTGAAACATTTCACAGGTTAGGACACAATGCTTTCATTGTTTCTCAGTTCTAAGTagcttgtaatttttcttttttttttttgagacagagttttgctcttgttgcccaggctgtcgtgcaatggcgcgatcttggctcactgcagcctctgcctcccggattcaagcaactctcctgcttcagcctcccgagtagcggggattacaggcgtatgccaccacgcccagctaattttgtatttttattagagacggggtttctccatgttggtgaggctgttctcaaactcctgacctcaggtgatccgcccgcctcggcctcccaaaggcccgGCCGCTTTCTTCCTGTTAATAACTTCCTGGTATATTTTCCTGACATGTAGTtagaactatttcttttttcctaccaagaatttttttttattgttggtattattctttttcttttttttttttttttctctttctctctctttttttttttttttagcaaggggctctcattctgtcacccaggctggagtgcggtgcaaccacagcttattgcagccttgtcctcaggctcaggtgatcctcctgcctcaacctcccgagtagctaggactataggcacccatcaccaccacgcctgtcttATTGTTATTCTTCTCATATTCACAAATCTAATATGAGTATCTACTTTGTTACGTTATCATCTCAATATGTTTTGATGCtataaaaattcctttaaaacttGACTATTTCACATATGTTCTGTTGCAAATAGATGCTGACTGAGAGTGCAATGACATCAGTACCATGTCTTTGGCCTGGGCTCGGTTGAGGGGGACTAAAGGGATCGGTTCCTCTCTTTCACAGCTGCCCCAACTCCCAGGAGACGGGTTGTGGGCGGGCCCTGCAAGGGTCCAGATGGAACCACAGCTTAACCCTGCCTCTGCCCGACTGTCCACAGTGAAGGCAGACGCTGGGGCTAGCCTCATCACTGTGTGAAAATAGCTGAGAAGATCTCGCCAGTGCCTGGTTATGTCTGagaatgattattttcttcttcctttctttttttttgaaattatcttcttttaaatttagatGGATAATTAAGAATGATTCCAATTTAAGGTTCTAAGCACAAAATCCAGATACGTCATGTTATGGACTTGCTTCCTGCAGATGAAATCAGCAGAGTTGATGGAAAGAATCCACGACACTCCTACAGAACAGCAGATCACAAATGGTTGTCTCCACGAAGCCAGAAGCTTTGCGTTTGAAATTTCTATCTGGGCTCATTGCCAGCTGTTCAGGATTCGGATTCCTGAAGGCTTCTTTAGCACTTAATTCTTTGTTGACTGAAGGGGCTGGGACCGTTTCTCCACACGCAGACTGATCTTTGTCATAAGTCACTTTTGTAAGGAGAGAGCAGCTAGGACACATTGCCACGCCTTCCCCATTCTCCAGATCTTCTTTGGTGATGGCGAAGTTATCTCCACATGGGCAGGGACAGAAATACGTCTCCGAGTCCTCGTCATATTGGAAGTCCTCGATTTCCACCTCGTCGTGAAACACTGCCACGGTCAGCGGGGGTCGCTGAAGGGATGACGCCCTGGCAGTCTGAGACCATCTCCGAGGGTCCAAGTTTGGTGGAGCTGGCCTGGGCTCTGACTTTCATTTAATTATCCTAAAAGGTGCATTCTATCTTACCAAATataggcaagttttttttttttttttttttttttgagatggagtcttgttctgtcacccaggttagagtgcagtggcgcgatctcggctcactgccagctccacctcccgggttcacgccattctcctgcctcagcctcccgagtagctgggactacaggcgcccgccacctcgcccagctagttttttgcatttttagtagagacggggtttcaccgtgttagccgggatggtctcgatctcttgacctcgtgatccacctgcctcggcctcccaaagtgctgggattacaggtgtgagccaccgcaccctgccaatGTTTTTCGTATGTAGGCTTTAGGTATCAGAATGTAGGAAATTATCAAAATGTGGGGTCATCTTAAATTGCATcctaaaaccttttaaaatttgggaagaagccaggtatggtagcttacacctgtaatcccagcactttgggaggccgaggtgggtggatcacccgaggccaggagttcgagacgagcctggccaacatgttaaaaccccatctcggccgggcgcggtggctcaagcctgtaatcccagcactttgggaggccgaggcgggtggatcacgaggtcaggagatcgagactatcctggctaacatggtgaaaccccgtctctactaaaaatacaaaaaactagctgggcgtggtggcgggcgcctgtagtctcagctacttgagaggctgaggcgggagaatggcgtgaacccgggaggtggagcttgcagtgagccgagatcacgccactgcactccagcctgggagacacagcgagactccgtctcaaaaaaaaaaaaaaaaaaaaaaaaaaaaNNNNNNNNNNNNNNNNNNNNNNNNNNNNNNNNNNNNNNNNNNNNNNGGGGCcagaacccccccccccccccccccccggggaaACCACGCgaatccccccaaaaaaaaaaaaaaaaaaaaaaaaaaaaaaaaccccatctctactaaaaatacaaaaattagccaggcatggtggcacatgcctgtaatcccagctactcaggaggctgaggtgggagaatcacttgaacccaggaggcaaaggttgcagtgagctgagattgtgccattgcaccccagtctgggtgacaagagcgagactccatctcaaaaaaaaaaaattgggaagaaaTGGGTATATTTATACGCAGGCGTAGATTCTGAGTGTACGCAGTAGTTGGAAATGGCAGCTTGCTTGGTTGGGAAGTTGCTTAAAAGTGGATAGGTGGAATGTTACAGCCACTCCAGACGATTTGGAAGTTAAATCCTTGGCAGCATGGCTCTTACGTCCTCTGGACTTGAATTCAGTACAAACTTACCATAACTCAGCAGCAAAGAGACTACacaggctgggcaccgtggctcccgcctgtaatcccagcactttgggaggctgaggtgggtggatcacctgaggtcaggagtttgagaccagactggccaacatggtgaaaccctgtctctactaaaaatacaaaaattagccgggtgtggtggcgggcgcctgtaatcccagctactcaggaggctgaggcaggagaattacttgaaccaggggaggcggaggttgtggtgagccgagatcatggcattgcactctaacctgggtatatctcaaaaaaaaaagaagaaacaaagaaatattttaaaagctggaCGTGGtaacacgcacctgtagtcccagctactcaggaggctgagcctgcagtgagccttggttgtgccactgcattccagcctgagagacagagcaggaccctgtccaAAATAAAGACAactcaaaaatgggcaaagcacttgaatagacatttctccagagataCACAGATGGCCAATAAGCCCGTGAAAGATGCGCCAAGCTGTTAGTCGTTAGGGAAATACCAATCAAGACCCAATGAAATACTACTTCACACATATTAGtgtggctattaaaaaaaaaacaaaaacagaaaataacaagtgttggcaaggatgtggggaaatcgGAATCCCCGTGCGTTGCCGATGGGGGTGTGAATGGTGCCACCGCTGTGGAAAATGGTATGACAGCTCCTCAGAAGGTAAACATAGAATCACCAGAGAAGCATAAACCCCAAAAAGGTGAAACAGGGACCCAAATGGATGCTTttctatgaatattcatagcagcaccTTTCACAGTggccaaaaggcagaaacaagTGGGCTCCAACAGATGAATGAGTAAACAGATGTTTACCCACAACAGAACCTTATTCAGCCATGACAAGGAATGACATTCTGACCCAGCCTCCCACGTGGATGgcccttgaggacattatgctgagtgaaataagccggTCACAAGAGGGCAAACCCTGCAGAATTCCATCAACGAGGCACCTGGAGCCGTcagattcagagagacagaaGGCGGAATGGTacgtgccaggggctgggggccgGAGCGGGTGTGGAGTCAGTGTTCAGTGGGTACGGAGTTGCTGTTTGCGGTGATGAAACGGTGGTGGTGGCGGCTGCACAGCACTGTGAATGGACTTCACACTGCTCCACTGTTCACTTACATGTGCTTAAAAGGCAAATTTTGTTCTATGTTTTAATACCgcaataaacaatatataaaccTGGATTTAATCGTGTAGAATGCTATGTTTTAAAACAACGGAAATTTTCAAATGTGCacaaaaatggggagaataatgAACTCCCAAGTCCCTCTAACTCAGTTTGAGGCATCAGCTTGTTTCACCTATGCCCTcgccctcccacccccactgaattattttaaaacaattccaaacatcatttcattcataaatatatCCTTAGAAAGAAAAGGCCTGTTTAAAAACAACCGCACTATCAGTCTGCTTCCCGAATGCCTTCATTCCTCAATACCCACCTCTGAGTCTCCTTCCCGAGTCTGAGCAGACTCCCCCGTGAGCCAACAAGTGTCTCTACAGTCAGCTCGTTTGAATCAGGGTCCAGACATCGCATTTGGTTGacagtttttaaatatatcttatcCCGTAATAGTCCCCCCTCCTGTCTTCCTCACCGTTCATTTGTTGAAAGGGAATGATTTGCCCTGTAGATGTTTCCACATTCTGCACTTGGCGTCcctgtggtggtgggcgcctgtcatcGGGCCGTCACCTgtgcctctctctgtgtctcagtctctcctttgggaggttgagactgacCCTGCCATCATCACTGAGGCCTTTTGTAAAAGACAGGTGGTATGACAGGAGcaagcccaccccacccccaccctgctggCAGGGTCTCCCCAAGGACAGAGCCATCTCAGCAAGCAGCACCTCCACCGTGCTGGCCTCAGAACCCTCCATGTGTGGCAGTGCAGAGGGCAAGGGAGTCGCCCTGGGATAGGGGTAGATGCCCCTGACTTGTTAAtggttgaaacttttttttttttttttttttttttgagacgg
This genomic interval from Theropithecus gelada isolate Dixy chromosome 10, Tgel_1.0, whole genome shotgun sequence contains the following:
- the DPH3P1 gene encoding putative DPH3 homolog B codes for the protein MEGSEASTVEVLLAEMALSLGRPCQQAPPNLDPRRWSQTARASSLQRPPLTVAVFHDEVEIEDFQYDEDSETYFCPCPCGDNFAITKEDLENGEGVAMCPSCSLLTKVTYDKDQSACGETVPAPSVNKELSAKEAFRNPNPEQLAMSPDRNFKRKASGFVETTICDLLFCRSVVDSFHQLC